In the Aristaeella hokkaidonensis genome, CCGGCGCTGCCGGTGGTTGCCCTCTTTGGCATCGGTATTTCGGCGATCGGGAGAAAGCCCTCCCGGCCGGCCATAGCCTCAGCGTATTGAGCCTGTGATACGTGAGTGAATCTCGCTATACTCATGGGCTTTCTCCCTTAATTCACAATTCATAATTCATAATTTAGAATGTTGTTTCCCCTTGGCTCGGCTCTTCATACAATGTGAGCTGATTGTTTTCTTTGGTGGATCTGACAATGGAAGTAATGAGTCTGATCAATTCCCGGCAATCCTTCAGAACGCTGTCAGATGCTTTTTCTGAAAGATAATCTGTTTCGGCAAGCAATTCCAGCCAGTATTCTGTTTCACTGGCTTCCTTGAGCGCGATCTGCATTTTGGAC is a window encoding:
- a CDS encoding four helix bundle protein is translated as MKEDNQILQKSKAFAVRIIRLAQHLTEEKKEKVLSRQVLRSGTSIGANVKEAVRGQSTADFLSKMQIALKEASETEYWLELLAETDYLSEKASDSVLKDCRELIRLITSIVRSTKENNQLTLYEEPSQGETTF